The Humulus lupulus chromosome 3, drHumLupu1.1, whole genome shotgun sequence genome window below encodes:
- the LOC133822509 gene encoding inactive leucine-rich repeat receptor-like protein kinase CORYNE: protein MWVFSSTLLLPCPLDAFMDDTRPTPNISALLLFLLILFLHQPALRCQESSTSTISRTNKISSEPPSPSSSSRPSHFQNGFRRVILSIALGVLTGAVGVLIVALVVRCFVRYINRTPILKGPVIFSPKIDPKTLQSALSSENQLLGSSSTGKYYRTVLDNGLTIAVKRLEPFSENGSLEGKGKSKSMKRLIQQELEVLASLRDRNLMSLRAYVREKDRFSLVYDYMQSGSLEDAMNRVRENELQLGWDFRLRIAVGVIKGLQYLHSAVPQILHYNLKPTNVMLDAQFEPRLADCALAKLTPYIDRPTSGYSAPECFQNGRYTDKSDIFSFGMILAVLLTGRNPTEPFFGEASSGGSLGQWLRHLQQAGEAREALDKSIVGEVGEEGEEDEMLMAVRIAVVCLSDVPAERPSSDELVHMLTQLHSF from the exons ATGTGGGTTTTCTCTTCAACTCTCTTATTACCTTGTCCTTTGGATGCTTTCATGGATGACACAAGGCCTACCCCCAACATCTCTGCTCTGCTTTTGTTTCTATTGATACTTTTCCTTCACCAGCCAGCTCTGCGTTGCCAAGAGAGTAGTACTAGTACTATTAGTAGAACCAACAAAATCTCCTCTGAGCCTCCATCACCTTCTTCTAGTTCCAGGCCGTCTCACTTCCAAAACGGCTTTCGCAGAGTCATTCTGAGCATTGCTTTAGGTGTCTTGACCGGAGCTGTGGGTGTCCTTATCGTTGCTTTGGTGGTCCGCTGCTTTGTCAGGTACATAAACAGAACCCCAATTCTCAAAGGCCCTGTAATATTCTCTCCCAAAATCGACCCCAAAACGCTGCAATCGGCTTTGTCAAGCGAAAACCAGCTGCTGGGGTCGAGCTCGACTGGCAAGTACTACAGGACCGTGCTGGACAACGGGCTCACTATAGCAGTCAAGAGGCTCGAACCCTTTTCTGAGAACGGCTCGCTGGAGGGTAAAGGCAAGTCTAAGTCAATGAAGAGACTCATACAGCAGGAGCTGGAAGTTCTTGCTAGCCTCAGAGATAGGAATTTGATGAGCTTAAGAGCTTATGTTCGTGAAAAAGATAGGTTCTCCTTGGTTTATGATTATATGCAGAGTGGGAGCTTGGAAGATGCTATGAATAGAGTTAGGGAGAATGAATTGCAGCTTGGCTGGGATTTTCGGCTTCGAATTGCAGTTGGGGTGATTAAAGGGCTTCAGTATCTTCACTCGGCTGTACCTCAGATTCTGCACTACAATTTAAAGCCTACAAATGTCATGTTGGATGCACAGTTTGAGCCCAGGTTGGCTGATTGTGCCTTGGCTAAGCTTACTCCCTATATTGATCGCCCAACTTCTGGTTATAGTGCTCCAGAGTGTTTTCAAAACGGCAG GTATACAGACAAAAGTGATATTTTCAGCTTTGGGATGATATTGGCAGTTCTGTTAACTGGTAGAAACCCAACTGAACCGTTCTTCGGGGAAGCGTCTAGTGGGGGTAGTTTGGGGCAGTGGCTGCGGCACTTGCAGCAAGCAGGGGAGGCAAGAGAAGCTTTGGATAAGAGTATTGTAGGGGAAGTAGGAGAAGAAGGTGAAGAAGATGAGATGTTAATGGCAGTGAGAATAGCTGTTGTATGCCTATCAGATGTGCCTGCTGAGAGGCCTTCAAGTGATGAACTTGTTCATATGCTAACCCAATTGCACAGTTTTTAA
- the LOC133822510 gene encoding light-regulated protein, chloroplastic-like: MKMQATTLNLPPPSLPYGLTKLPLSLPLPWFPKLRQPTTFRALQLKLKPTAAATNDTPTTVDYSSGTSVFPAEACETIGGEACDAEMYPEVKPPTPQPKNTATNTKESVDREYLQYDEPKTVFPGEACDDLGGEFCEPDYQTGVY, from the exons ATGAAAATGCAAGCAACTACTCTCAACCTTCCACCACCATCACTGCCATATGGCCTTACCAAACTCCCACTGTCCTTGCCATTGCCATGGTTTCCTAAGCTACGACAACCTACCACTTTCAGGGCTCTCCAACTCAAACTCAAACCCACCGCTGCTGCTACAAACGACACTCCCACCACTGTTGATTACAGCTCTGGCACTTC tGTTTTTCCAGCGGAGGCTTGTGAGACAATTGGAGGAGAAGCTTGTGATGCTGAAATGTATCCTGAAGTGAAGCCACCCACACCACAGCCCAAAAACACGGCTACTAATACTAAAGAATCTGTTGACAGAGAGTATCTTCAGTATGACGAACCCAAGAC GGTGTTCCCAGGGGAGGCTTGTGATGATCTTGGAGGAGAATTCTGTGAGCCAGACTATCAGACAGGAGTTTACTAA